A stretch of Henckelia pumila isolate YLH828 chromosome 4, ASM3356847v2, whole genome shotgun sequence DNA encodes these proteins:
- the LOC140867586 gene encoding NDR1/HIN1-like protein 6 → MLEGSHHGSRSDVQPPPYRRNVPRYHSNYHKRSSGKSCLRCICCCYCCLFLFIIILAALSFYFYTVYEPRIPIYSVQNLEVKSFDVQPDFSLTTEFLVTVKADNPNTNIGFTYGKESSVAVTYSDADLCTGKLPSFQQGHKNTTIMKLDLKGKSEFGSGLQEALADSRKNGKIPLLVKVKVPITVVVGDFSLREFKVFVNCSLVVDNLAPDKKIGILSRNTTFEFEF, encoded by the coding sequence ATGCTCGAGGGAAGCCATCACGGCAGCCGCAGCGACGTCCAACCTCCTCCGTATCGTCGCAACGTCCCCCGTTACCATTCAAATTACCACAAAAGATCAAGTGGGAAAAGCTGCCTTAGGTGCATTTGCTGCTGTTATTGTTGCCTTTTCCTATTCATCATCATCCTAGCAGCTCTTTCCTTCTATTTCTACACGGTCTACGAGCCCAGAATTCCGATTTACTCGGTACAGAATCTCGAGGTTAAATCCTTTGATGTCCAGCCAGATTTTAGCCTCACCACTGAGTTCCTTGTCACAGTGAAAGCTGATAATCCAAACACCAACATTGGGTTTACCTACGGGAAAGAAAGCTCGGTGGCGGTCACATATTCCGATGCCGATCTTTGCACTGGAAAGCTGCCTAGCTTTCAGCAGGGCCACAAGAATACGACTATAATGAAACTCGATTTGAAAGGGAAGAGTGAGTTTGGATCAGGCCTTCAGGAGGCGTTGGCCGATAGTCGAAAAAACGGCAAGATTCCATTGCTTGTGAAGGTAAAAGTACCTATAACTGTGGTGGTGGGAGATTTTTCCCTAAGGGAGTTCAAGGTCTTTGTTAACTGTTCTTTGGTTGTGGACAACTTAGCTCCGGACAAGAAAATCGGAATCTTATCTAGGAATACAACGTTCGAATTCGAGTTTTGA